A genomic window from Halogeometricum borinquense DSM 11551 includes:
- the btuC gene encoding vitamin B12 ABC transporter permease BtuC, with the protein MTVRTRALAWSGGLSILLVAVILGSAGVGPVSIPPMAVTSAVVGDLFPSLGISVPRTQRVIVVNVRLPRILLAALVGFALSTAGVVMQGFFRNPMADPSIIGVSSGAAVGAVATIVLPFAFPLGLELQSAAFVSALITAFTVYLLATRGGHTPTATLLLAGVAVQTFLGSVISFMLLHSGQSLRRVVYWLMGHLSGATWHEVAIVAVSLPPLFVVLLVYTNDMNVLLLGESDAHSLGIEVERTKRILLAVSSAVTAVAVAVSGVIGFVGLIVPHAMRLVVGPDHRVLLPASALAGASFLVATDTLARSGAAEVPVGIVTAALGAPFFLYLLRTREVHRL; encoded by the coding sequence ATGACCGTCCGAACGCGGGCTCTCGCGTGGTCGGGAGGCTTAAGCATACTCCTCGTCGCTGTCATCCTCGGCAGCGCCGGCGTCGGACCCGTCTCCATCCCACCGATGGCGGTGACAAGCGCCGTCGTCGGTGATCTCTTTCCCTCGCTCGGCATCTCGGTACCGAGAACACAGCGCGTCATCGTCGTCAACGTCCGCCTGCCGCGCATCCTGCTTGCCGCACTCGTCGGCTTCGCGCTGTCCACGGCGGGCGTCGTGATGCAGGGGTTCTTCCGCAATCCGATGGCAGACCCCTCCATCATCGGCGTCTCCTCGGGTGCGGCCGTCGGTGCGGTCGCCACAATCGTCCTCCCCTTCGCGTTCCCACTCGGTCTCGAACTGCAGAGCGCCGCCTTCGTCTCCGCGCTCATCACGGCCTTCACCGTCTACCTGCTCGCCACGCGCGGCGGCCACACGCCGACGGCGACGCTCCTTCTCGCGGGCGTGGCCGTCCAGACGTTCCTCGGGTCAGTCATCTCGTTCATGCTCCTCCACAGCGGGCAGAGCCTCCGTCGCGTCGTCTACTGGCTGATGGGCCACCTCAGCGGCGCGACGTGGCACGAGGTAGCCATCGTTGCGGTCAGTCTCCCGCCGCTCTTCGTCGTTCTGCTCGTCTACACGAACGATATGAACGTCCTGCTGCTCGGTGAGTCGGACGCACACAGCCTCGGCATCGAGGTCGAGCGAACCAAGCGCATCCTGCTTGCGGTGTCGAGCGCTGTCACTGCGGTAGCTGTCGCCGTATCAGGCGTTATCGGATTCGTAGGGCTCATCGTGCCGCATGCGATGCGTCTCGTCGTCGGCCCGGACCATCGCGTCCTCCTTCCTGCGAGTGCGCTGGCGGGGGCATCGTTCCTCGTCGCCACCGACACCCTCGCTCGATCCGGCGCGGCGGAAGTTCCGGTCGGCATCGTCACCGCCGCCCTCGGTGCGCCCTTCTTCCTCTATCTGCTCCGCACACGGGAGGTGCATCGACTGTGA
- the yqeC gene encoding selenium cofactor biosynthesis protein YqeC, with protein sequence MMPSLPDGLGLGDSSVLAVVGAGGKKTLLYRLASVLSDAIVTATVRIPIFDSHVESVVVTDDPVSAAADTGTRPLGLVPERERPDRYRGYDPAVVDELAAAGETPLLVKADGARNRLFKAPGENEPQIPDAATVVSPIAAARVVGESLTEEAVHRPERVAELTDCAPGETIRPEHVASVVADASGGLKGVPQASSVIPVVNMADTSELEAVGREIATGVLDRAPSVSRVLVTRLNRDESVVEVVERD encoded by the coding sequence ATGATGCCATCACTTCCGGATGGCCTCGGGCTTGGGGACTCATCCGTCCTTGCGGTCGTCGGTGCAGGTGGCAAGAAGACGTTACTGTACCGTCTCGCCTCTGTGCTGTCCGACGCAATCGTCACGGCGACGGTCCGTATTCCAATCTTCGATAGCCACGTCGAGAGTGTCGTTGTCACCGACGACCCGGTATCTGCGGCGGCTGACACCGGCACACGCCCGCTCGGACTCGTCCCTGAACGCGAACGCCCGGATCGGTACCGCGGCTACGACCCCGCTGTCGTGGACGAACTCGCCGCCGCAGGTGAGACCCCGCTCTTGGTGAAAGCCGACGGCGCACGAAACCGCCTGTTCAAAGCCCCCGGTGAGAACGAACCGCAGATACCCGACGCCGCGACGGTGGTCTCGCCTATCGCAGCCGCTCGTGTCGTCGGAGAATCACTCACGGAAGAGGCAGTCCACCGCCCCGAGCGGGTCGCAGAACTCACCGACTGTGCTCCGGGCGAGACAATCCGTCCTGAACACGTTGCGTCAGTCGTTGCCGACGCGTCGGGCGGTCTAAAGGGAGTTCCGCAGGCGTCGTCAGTTATCCCCGTCGTGAACATGGCGGACACGTCCGAACTCGAAGCGGTTGGTCGGGAGATCGCAACCGGCGTCCTTGACCGGGCACCGTCCGTCTCGCGTGTTCTCGTGACGCGACTGAACCGTGATGAGAGCGTGGTCGAAGTTGTCGAGCGTGACTGA
- a CDS encoding PGF-CTERM-anchored ABC transporter substrate-binding protein — MRLRTLTFVTLLFVAAIVPATGAATAGAASMQTDSCTFPYTATDATGTEVTLDSDPERVVTLNPSAAQTMWELGASDEVVGVSKYATYLDGADEKQNVSGANGPSVERVLDANPDVVLVPNSTYAFAKDRVDQIRAQGTTVFVFETGSSLSFVANKTEQIGRLTGNCEAGRQSAQEIRNSADLMREVLADEDKPVALNYFYTYTSGSNTFIGDVMTTAGLTNGAAEANITGFAPINTETVVEMNPEYIIVPTGATVPDTEAWNSTTAVQEGNIIEVNSNYLQQPAPRSVDAAETIMQAVHPEAFEEYQSMKAEAEATTTESTETTTQTTTAQSTTTQAVNDTTTSAQTATGADTPGFGVALTLVSMLAAALLATRR; from the coding sequence ATGCGATTACGGACACTCACGTTTGTGACGCTTCTTTTCGTCGCTGCCATCGTTCCCGCTACAGGTGCCGCGACGGCCGGGGCAGCGTCGATGCAGACAGACTCGTGTACATTCCCGTACACCGCGACAGATGCGACAGGAACGGAAGTTACGCTTGATTCGGACCCGGAGCGCGTTGTCACGCTGAACCCGAGTGCCGCACAGACGATGTGGGAACTCGGCGCGTCCGATGAAGTGGTCGGCGTCTCGAAGTACGCCACCTACCTTGACGGCGCAGACGAGAAACAGAACGTCTCGGGCGCGAACGGCCCGAGCGTCGAGCGCGTACTCGACGCGAATCCCGACGTGGTTCTCGTTCCGAACTCCACTTACGCATTCGCTAAGGATCGCGTCGATCAGATTCGCGCACAGGGGACCACCGTGTTCGTCTTCGAGACGGGCTCCTCGCTGTCGTTCGTGGCGAACAAGACCGAACAGATTGGTCGCCTCACTGGTAACTGCGAGGCCGGACGACAGAGCGCACAGGAGATCCGCAACTCCGCCGACCTGATGCGCGAAGTGCTGGCAGACGAAGACAAACCGGTCGCACTCAACTACTTCTACACCTACACCTCCGGTTCGAACACGTTCATCGGTGACGTGATGACCACCGCCGGACTAACGAACGGTGCTGCCGAAGCGAACATCACCGGCTTCGCACCCATCAACACCGAAACGGTCGTCGAGATGAATCCCGAGTACATCATCGTCCCCACGGGTGCAACGGTTCCGGATACCGAGGCGTGGAACAGTACGACCGCCGTGCAGGAAGGCAACATCATCGAAGTAAACTCGAACTACCTCCAGCAACCCGCACCGCGCTCGGTTGACGCCGCTGAGACCATCATGCAGGCGGTACATCCCGAGGCGTTCGAGGAGTACCAGTCGATGAAGGCGGAAGCCGAGGCGACGACGACTGAATCGACCGAGACGACGACGCAGACGACGACTGCGCAATCGACGACGACGCAGGCCGTAAACGACACAACAACGTCGGCACAGACGGCAACGGGCGCTGACACGCCCGGGTTCGGTGTCGCTCTCACGCTCGTCTCCATGCTCGCAGCCGCCCTGCTGGCGACGCGCCGATAA
- a CDS encoding PUA domain-containing protein: MSDEADESSGDGDATLSDLRTVANYQFGSGAGAALFPDDNLTVRRSTSGRPRQVLADEGRIVSYGTDGRFTLGVEGGIRLVESSSPPSNRVTVGSESEPFVRDGKNAFAKFVTSVDPEVRPGDEVAVVTPDDVVIGVGRAELSAEAMIDFETGMAVFVRNGAGEE, encoded by the coding sequence ATGAGCGACGAAGCTGACGAGAGTTCCGGGGACGGGGACGCGACACTTTCTGATCTTCGAACGGTCGCCAACTATCAGTTCGGTTCAGGAGCCGGCGCGGCACTTTTTCCTGACGACAACCTGACCGTTCGTCGGTCCACGAGCGGTCGCCCGAGACAGGTACTGGCCGACGAGGGACGAATCGTCTCGTACGGTACCGACGGTCGGTTCACGCTCGGCGTCGAGGGTGGCATCCGGTTGGTCGAATCGTCCTCGCCCCCGTCGAACCGTGTCACCGTCGGTTCGGAGAGCGAACCGTTCGTCCGCGACGGCAAGAACGCCTTCGCCAAGTTCGTCACAAGCGTTGACCCAGAGGTTCGGCCCGGTGACGAAGTCGCAGTCGTCACGCCCGACGACGTGGTTATCGGTGTCGGCCGTGCGGAACTCTCCGCTGAGGCGATGATAGACTTCGAAACTGGGATGGCCGTGTTCGTCCGCAACGGTGCGGGTGAGGAGTAG
- a CDS encoding H/ACA ribonucleoprotein complex subunit GAR1, whose translation MQRVGTVSRTAQNLAIARCEGEEHPDIGREVVDESLSSVGRVVDVFGPVSRPYVAVSTSGRATPASLVGTKLYAR comes from the coding sequence ATGCAACGGGTCGGTACCGTCTCGCGGACCGCACAGAACCTCGCCATCGCGCGTTGTGAGGGTGAAGAACATCCGGATATCGGCCGCGAAGTCGTAGACGAGTCGCTGTCGTCAGTTGGACGCGTCGTAGACGTGTTCGGCCCGGTGAGTCGTCCTTACGTCGCTGTTTCGACCAGCGGACGCGCCACCCCCGCCTCGTTGGTCGGGACGAAACTCTACGCGCGGTGA
- a CDS encoding presenilin family intramembrane aspartyl protease PSH: MRNRVAFGIGLTTLIFLLVQLGALALVTPFYDGGFQTVEDPSDPTNSLVYIGAILVATAVMLAAFKYDFDWAVRALVVLTSGMLSWYVFSIILPFLPAVAAAVLVAGALVVYPEWYVIDATGIIMGAGAAALFGISFGLLPAVVLLTALAVYDAISVYGTEHMLDLAEGVMDLHIPVVLVIPTTLSYSLLDDDFSSANDVHDDPDAEAPPSPESDGGDPTDDSDEEGVRDAFFIGLGDAVMPTVMIASAAFFLPDAAAPSLGVPGLPILTLPVLTAMVGTFAGLFALLWLVLKGRAHAGLPLLNGGTIGGYLIGAVLSGIPVLTAIGL, translated from the coding sequence ATGCGAAACCGCGTCGCCTTCGGTATCGGTCTCACTACACTCATCTTCCTCCTCGTTCAGTTGGGGGCGTTGGCACTCGTTACCCCCTTCTATGATGGTGGGTTTCAGACCGTCGAAGACCCGTCTGACCCGACGAACAGTCTCGTCTACATCGGTGCGATTCTCGTCGCCACGGCCGTCATGCTCGCGGCGTTCAAATACGACTTCGACTGGGCCGTCCGCGCCCTTGTCGTGCTGACGAGCGGGATGCTCTCGTGGTACGTCTTCTCGATTATCCTGCCGTTTCTCCCCGCGGTCGCCGCGGCCGTCCTCGTCGCGGGCGCGCTGGTGGTGTATCCAGAGTGGTACGTCATCGACGCCACGGGCATTATTATGGGCGCTGGCGCGGCGGCCCTGTTCGGAATTAGCTTCGGCCTCTTACCGGCCGTCGTCCTCTTGACTGCGCTCGCCGTCTACGACGCCATTAGCGTCTACGGTACAGAACACATGCTGGACCTCGCGGAGGGTGTGATGGACCTGCATATTCCGGTCGTCCTCGTTATCCCGACGACGCTGTCGTACTCGCTCCTCGACGACGATTTCTCCAGTGCGAACGACGTTCACGACGACCCGGACGCTGAGGCACCCCCCAGTCCCGAATCGGATGGCGGCGACCCAACTGACGACAGCGACGAGGAGGGCGTCCGCGACGCCTTCTTCATCGGTCTGGGTGACGCCGTGATGCCGACGGTGATGATCGCAAGTGCTGCGTTCTTCCTCCCCGATGCGGCCGCGCCGTCGCTCGGTGTCCCCGGACTCCCGATACTGACGCTGCCCGTACTGACCGCGATGGTCGGGACGTTCGCCGGACTGTTCGCACTCCTCTGGTTAGTGCTGAAGGGCCGAGCGCACGCTGGACTGCCTCTCTTGAACGGCGGCACCATCGGCGGGTACCTCATCGGTGCGGTCCTCTCCGGTATCCCGGTCCTGACCGCAATCGGCCTCTGA
- the srp19 gene encoding signal recognition particle subunit SRP19: MAVENVIWPRYLDAEKSRSAGRRVPLEDAVDDPTVDEIAEAVQQIGYDAVIERDVTHPREWEANGRVIVKGADDSTKNDLVQAVAAYVGILRN; this comes from the coding sequence ATGGCTGTGGAGAACGTCATTTGGCCTCGCTATCTCGACGCGGAAAAATCGCGTTCGGCGGGCCGACGCGTGCCGCTCGAAGACGCTGTCGATGACCCGACCGTAGACGAAATCGCCGAAGCGGTCCAACAGATTGGATACGACGCCGTCATCGAACGCGACGTGACACACCCCAGAGAGTGGGAAGCGAACGGCCGAGTCATCGTCAAGGGTGCCGACGACTCAACGAAAAACGACCTCGTACAGGCCGTCGCCGCCTACGTCGGGATCCTCCGGAACTAA
- a CDS encoding transcription initiation factor IIB, giving the protein MSDTENARQRAKIDSENRRTGRHNETEQTETDEETLLCPECSSPTLVTDDGRGETVCEDCGLVVDEDEIDRGPEWRAFDSAERDQKSRVGAPTTNMMHDRGLSTNIGWQNKDAYGNSLSSNQRQKMQRLRTWNERFRTRDSKERNLKQALGEIDRMASALGLPESVRETASVIYRRALEDDLLPGRSIEGIATASLHAAARMAQVPRSLDEVAHVSRVDEEEFERAYRYIVRELSLEIKPADPTEYLPRFASDIDVPKETERTARELLENAKTVGIHSGKSPVGLAAAALYAAAQLTNEKVTQSDVSDVTDISEVTIRNRYQELLEAWDTTPFASGGESGASA; this is encoded by the coding sequence ATGAGTGACACCGAGAACGCGCGTCAGCGCGCCAAGATCGACTCGGAGAACCGTCGGACAGGCCGACACAATGAGACAGAGCAGACGGAAACAGACGAAGAGACGCTTCTCTGTCCCGAATGCAGTTCTCCGACTCTCGTGACCGACGACGGACGCGGCGAGACCGTATGTGAAGACTGCGGGCTCGTCGTTGACGAAGACGAGATCGACCGCGGGCCGGAATGGCGCGCGTTCGACTCCGCAGAGAGAGACCAGAAATCCCGCGTCGGTGCGCCGACGACGAATATGATGCACGACAGGGGGCTTTCGACCAACATCGGCTGGCAGAACAAAGACGCCTACGGCAACTCCCTGTCGTCGAACCAGCGTCAGAAGATGCAGCGTCTACGGACGTGGAACGAGCGCTTCCGCACCCGCGACTCCAAAGAGCGGAACCTAAAGCAGGCGCTCGGCGAAATTGACCGCATGGCTTCGGCCCTCGGTCTTCCCGAAAGTGTCCGCGAGACGGCCTCGGTCATCTACCGCCGCGCACTGGAGGACGACCTCCTCCCCGGACGCTCCATCGAAGGCATCGCCACGGCGTCACTACACGCCGCCGCGCGCATGGCGCAGGTCCCTCGGTCACTAGACGAAGTAGCCCACGTCTCCCGCGTAGACGAAGAGGAGTTCGAGCGAGCGTACCGCTACATCGTACGGGAACTCAGCCTCGAAATCAAGCCCGCCGACCCGACGGAGTATCTCCCACGGTTCGCTTCGGATATCGATGTGCCGAAAGAGACCGAACGCACCGCCCGCGAACTGCTAGAGAACGCGAAAACGGTCGGAATTCACTCGGGGAAATCGCCTGTCGGCCTTGCCGCCGCTGCCCTCTACGCCGCCGCGCAGTTGACGAACGAGAAGGTGACGCAAAGCGATGTGAGCGACGTGACCGACATCTCGGAAGTCACGATCCGCAACCGGTATCAAGAGCTACTCGAAGCCTGGGATACGACGCCGTTCGCCAGCGGTGGCGAGTCCGGAGCCAGCGCCTAA
- the mobA gene encoding molybdenum cofactor guanylyltransferase, translated as MNGKTREGVILGGGYSTRFGDEDKALAELAGKPLVRHVAERLATVCDRLVVNCRDDQTTDFRAAVEGCGVPIGVATDPIPDRGPMAGIRTGLSAVESEYAAVVACDMPFVDPDFLSYLFTRADGYDAAVPQRDDEWYQTTQAVYRVESMVRACERALDRGDAKILAALEELDDWVTVTEAEIREHADPETFDNVNTKEELQAAARRLE; from the coding sequence ATGAACGGAAAGACGCGCGAAGGGGTGATTCTGGGTGGCGGATACTCCACACGCTTCGGCGACGAGGATAAAGCACTCGCGGAACTGGCGGGGAAACCGCTCGTCCGGCATGTCGCTGAGAGGCTCGCTACCGTCTGTGACCGACTCGTCGTGAACTGCCGAGACGATCAGACGACCGACTTTCGCGCCGCCGTCGAGGGTTGTGGTGTTCCCATCGGCGTTGCAACCGATCCGATTCCGGACCGCGGCCCGATGGCCGGTATCCGAACGGGACTGTCGGCCGTCGAATCGGAGTACGCCGCCGTCGTCGCCTGCGATATGCCGTTCGTTGACCCCGATTTCCTTTCGTATCTGTTTACGCGTGCCGACGGCTACGACGCCGCCGTCCCCCAACGAGACGACGAGTGGTACCAGACGACGCAGGCAGTCTATCGCGTCGAGTCGATGGTGAGGGCGTGCGAACGCGCACTCGACCGTGGGGACGCGAAAATACTCGCCGCATTAGAGGAACTCGACGACTGGGTAACAGTGACGGAGGCGGAGATACGGGAACACGCCGACCCGGAGACGTTCGACAACGTGAACACGAAAGAAGAGTTGCAGGCGGCGGCGCGGCGGTTAGAGTGA
- a CDS encoding class I SAM-dependent methyltransferase: protein MNVPCVRVSTDEGEATRRALADRDLVDQSYEITVHEGTLYIPVTDASAVEDEYEVVSFDVESRETQTMPADILGFEPTYERLGDVVILDEDDAERASRIADAIAESDLRAETVVNRASKVKGALRVRDWDILVDDTDEELSADDQRSSAPSTETVHREYGCEFLLDIAEVYFSPRLATERHRVVQQVTEGERVFDMFAGVGPFVIPMAKRGAEVVGCDLNAAAVEYLRENARRNGVEERVTARQGDVRDVADDYEGWANRIVMNLPHSADDFLDTAVRLAGEECVLHYYDIQHEDDPFGPGIEAIREAAEPQYDVRVDTERVVRSYAPHEYNVCVDVTLTAR from the coding sequence ATGAACGTCCCTTGCGTCCGCGTCTCGACCGACGAGGGGGAGGCGACGCGGCGCGCCCTCGCGGATCGCGACCTCGTGGATCAGTCCTACGAGATAACTGTCCACGAAGGCACGCTCTACATTCCCGTGACGGACGCGTCAGCGGTCGAAGACGAATACGAAGTCGTCTCGTTCGACGTTGAATCCCGTGAGACGCAGACGATGCCCGCCGACATTCTTGGCTTCGAACCGACATACGAACGACTCGGCGATGTGGTGATTTTAGACGAGGACGACGCCGAACGCGCCAGCCGAATTGCGGACGCCATCGCGGAATCAGACCTCCGCGCTGAGACGGTTGTCAACCGCGCCTCGAAGGTCAAAGGCGCACTCCGCGTCCGAGACTGGGATATTCTGGTTGACGACACTGACGAGGAACTCTCCGCTGACGACCAACGTTCATCCGCTCCCAGCACCGAAACGGTCCACCGCGAGTACGGCTGTGAGTTCCTCCTCGATATCGCCGAGGTGTACTTCTCACCTCGGTTGGCGACCGAACGACACCGCGTGGTCCAACAAGTGACCGAAGGCGAACGAGTGTTTGACATGTTCGCGGGTGTCGGTCCGTTCGTCATCCCCATGGCAAAACGCGGCGCTGAGGTGGTCGGCTGTGATCTAAACGCCGCCGCCGTCGAGTATCTCCGCGAGAACGCCCGACGAAACGGTGTCGAAGAGCGCGTGACCGCCAGACAGGGAGATGTACGCGACGTGGCCGACGACTACGAGGGATGGGCCAACCGAATCGTGATGAACCTCCCTCACAGCGCAGACGACTTTCTCGACACTGCCGTCCGTCTGGCGGGCGAGGAGTGTGTCCTCCACTACTACGATATCCAGCACGAAGACGACCCATTCGGACCGGGCATCGAGGCAATCCGCGAGGCCGCAGAACCGCAGTACGACGTCCGAGTCGATACCGAGCGAGTCGTTCGGTCCTACGCGCCACATGAGTACAACGTATGTGTTGACGTGACGCTCACCGCGCGCTGA
- a CDS encoding ATP-binding cassette domain-containing protein, which translates to MTSRRYNGESESVTGDTPVVSVSDLAVELGGTSILESVDLAVDEGTFVGLIGPNGAGKTTLLRALNGAISPARGSVIISGEMVHSLSSKATSRLVATVPQDTSLTFNFDVRQTIRMGRTPHRSRFGGWREDDESAVERALDRTQTAELSERTVSDLSGGERQRVLIARALAQETPVLLLDEPTASLDINHQVRTLELVRDLVGEGKTAIAAIHDLNLAAHYCDELVLLSDGRVVATGPPASVLTETNLEGAFGANAVVTHHPVTGSVYVTALPDQRSDAEKAQGHIHVVGGGGTAARYLYLLSAAGYEVSVGALNEGDTDTETARSLGLDVVTVNPFSAVGDAAQAEVATRVAEADCVVVADVEVGTGNLANLRAAAEAERIVLVEERPFGERNYAGEAGRSAYNRLRERGVVVSSADVLSAVQTQLAEHGQPPLDSESVGTTSSE; encoded by the coding sequence GTGACGTCCCGCCGGTACAACGGCGAAAGCGAGTCGGTGACGGGTGACACGCCCGTCGTCAGCGTCTCGGACCTCGCTGTCGAACTCGGCGGGACGAGCATCCTGGAGTCTGTTGATCTCGCCGTTGATGAGGGAACCTTTGTCGGCCTTATCGGCCCGAACGGCGCGGGAAAGACGACGTTACTCCGGGCGTTGAACGGCGCTATTTCGCCCGCTCGCGGTTCCGTTATCATCTCCGGCGAGATGGTTCACTCACTCTCCTCGAAGGCCACGAGCCGCCTCGTTGCCACCGTTCCGCAGGATACGTCGCTCACGTTCAACTTCGACGTGCGACAGACGATCCGAATGGGCCGCACACCGCATCGGTCGCGGTTCGGCGGATGGCGCGAAGACGACGAATCCGCGGTCGAACGCGCTCTCGACCGGACACAGACGGCAGAACTGAGCGAGCGGACGGTAAGCGACCTCTCGGGCGGCGAGCGGCAGCGCGTCCTCATCGCGCGTGCGCTCGCACAAGAGACACCTGTGCTCCTGTTGGACGAACCGACGGCGAGTCTCGACATCAACCACCAAGTGCGGACGCTCGAACTCGTCCGCGACCTCGTTGGCGAGGGGAAGACAGCCATCGCAGCCATTCACGACCTGAACCTCGCCGCGCACTACTGCGACGAACTCGTGTTGCTCTCGGACGGCCGGGTCGTCGCCACCGGACCGCCCGCATCGGTCCTCACCGAGACGAATCTCGAAGGCGCATTCGGTGCAAACGCCGTCGTCACGCACCATCCGGTTACGGGGTCAGTGTACGTCACTGCACTACCGGACCAACGGAGCGACGCTGAGAAAGCGCAGGGACACATTCACGTCGTCGGCGGTGGCGGAACCGCGGCGCGGTATCTCTATCTCCTCTCGGCGGCGGGGTACGAAGTGAGCGTCGGCGCGTTAAACGAGGGCGACACGGATACCGAAACCGCGCGTAGCCTCGGTTTGGACGTGGTGACGGTGAACCCCTTCTCAGCTGTCGGAGACGCGGCACAGGCCGAGGTGGCGACGCGTGTTGCCGAAGCGGACTGCGTCGTCGTCGCCGATGTGGAAGTGGGCACAGGAAATCTGGCGAACCTGCGGGCGGCGGCCGAGGCCGAACGGATCGTCCTCGTCGAAGAGCGACCGTTTGGGGAGCGAAACTACGCCGGTGAAGCGGGACGAAGCGCGTACAATCGGCTCCGGGAACGTGGCGTCGTCGTCTCCTCAGCGGACGTGCTCTCGGCCGTCCAAACCCAACTGGCGGAGCACGGACAGCCACCGTTGGACAGCGAATCCGTCGGAACAACCTCCTCTGAGTGA
- a CDS encoding DUF7847 domain-containing protein, which produces MSALRSLRVALGSLGRNPVLFLVGLAYGLVMLPQSALQLTGNLFGSLLPFVTFFVAPFFVAGIIGMASESIDGETSLSTLKRVGRNRYVPLLVASFVNVGILIGLAIAGGIIVLLIGLLGFVVGIPLIALVAAGLVGLGIVVVLVFIQFYPVAVSLGDTDAIDSFRQSIRLVRKNLLSTIGYSVINAIAVLIMTLPVSGPMYYRQLQGAQQLQRMQTQGMSPNAVSSQMSQLVQFSTQEVMLLSAISLAAMMLLFTFQQAYATAFYRDHAPPLEDGTTRADVSASGDEPPVSDEASGLDADSGFGDSSTETTESNGGFDTGTDDSTDGQL; this is translated from the coding sequence ATGTCCGCTCTCCGTTCGCTTCGAGTCGCGCTCGGCTCGCTCGGCAGAAACCCCGTGTTGTTCCTCGTCGGTCTCGCGTACGGCCTCGTGATGCTCCCGCAGTCGGCGTTGCAGTTAACCGGCAACCTGTTTGGATCGTTACTTCCGTTTGTCACGTTCTTCGTGGCGCCATTCTTCGTTGCGGGTATCATCGGGATGGCGTCCGAATCGATCGACGGCGAGACCTCCCTCTCGACGCTGAAACGAGTGGGCCGTAACCGGTACGTGCCGCTTTTGGTCGCCAGTTTCGTCAACGTCGGTATCCTCATCGGGCTTGCGATCGCAGGCGGGATCATCGTCCTCCTCATCGGTCTCCTTGGATTTGTCGTCGGTATTCCACTCATCGCCCTCGTCGCTGCCGGATTGGTGGGGTTGGGTATCGTTGTCGTCCTCGTGTTCATCCAGTTTTACCCCGTTGCTGTCTCCCTCGGTGACACGGACGCTATCGACAGTTTCCGCCAGAGCATCCGACTCGTCCGCAAGAACCTCCTCAGCACCATCGGCTACTCCGTTATCAATGCCATTGCCGTCCTCATAATGACACTCCCCGTTTCGGGACCGATGTACTACCGGCAGTTGCAGGGTGCCCAACAGCTCCAGCGTATGCAGACGCAAGGGATGTCCCCTAATGCAGTATCCTCACAGATGTCCCAACTGGTCCAGTTCTCCACGCAGGAAGTGATGTTGCTGTCTGCGATTTCGCTGGCCGCCATGATGCTTCTCTTTACGTTCCAACAGGCGTACGCGACGGCGTTCTACCGCGATCACGCGCCGCCGCTCGAAGACGGAACTACTCGCGCTGATGTGAGTGCCTCCGGTGATGAGCCACCGGTCTCAGACGAAGCGTCGGGACTCGACGCTGATTCCGGATTCGGGGATTCCAGCACGGAGACGACCGAATCAAACGGTGGGTTCGATACCGGAACCGACGATTCGACGGACGGTCAGCTCTGA